A genome region from Anolis carolinensis isolate JA03-04 chromosome 6, rAnoCar3.1.pri, whole genome shotgun sequence includes the following:
- the cabp5 gene encoding calcium-binding protein 5 isoform X2 yields MPQFQQERELGADEIEELREAFEEFDKDKDGFISCKDLGNLMRTMGYMPTEMELIELSQQINMNLGGRVDFEDFVEMMTPKLLAETAGMIGLQEMRDAFKEFDTNGDGEITLDELYQAMQRLMGERLTPREIADVVKEADVNGDGTVDFEEFVRMMSR; encoded by the exons ATGCCACAATTTCAACAG GAGCGGGAACTTGGCGCAGATGAAATTGAAG AGCTCCGTGAGGCCTTTGAGGAGTTTGACAAGGACAAAGATGGCTTTATCAGCTGCAAAGATTTGGGCAACCTCATGAGGACAATGGGATACATGCCGACAGAAATGGAACTCATAGAGTTATCACAGCAGATCAATATGAATC TTGGGGGTCGCGTGGATTTTGAGGACTTTGTAGAGATGATGACGCCGAAGCTTCTGGCAGAGACAGCCGGCATGATTGGACTTCAGGAGATGAGGGATGCTTTTAAGGAG TTTGATACAAATGGAGATGGGGAGATCACCTTGGATGAGTTGTACCAAGCCATGCAACGGTTGATGGGGGAGCGCTTAACCCCACGTGAGATTGCTGACGTGGTGAAGGAAGCAGACGTCAATGGAGACGGGACAGTGGATTTTGAGG AATTCGTGAGGATGATGTCACGCTGA
- the cabp5 gene encoding calcium-binding protein 5 isoform X4 gives MPQFQQERELGADEIEVGGRVDFEDFVEMMTPKLLAETAGMIGLQEMRDAFKEFDTNGDGEITLDELYQAMQRLMGERLTPREIADVVKEADVNGDGTVDFEEFVRMMSR, from the exons ATGCCACAATTTCAACAG GAGCGGGAACTTGGCGCAGATGAAATTGAAG TTGGGGGTCGCGTGGATTTTGAGGACTTTGTAGAGATGATGACGCCGAAGCTTCTGGCAGAGACAGCCGGCATGATTGGACTTCAGGAGATGAGGGATGCTTTTAAGGAG TTTGATACAAATGGAGATGGGGAGATCACCTTGGATGAGTTGTACCAAGCCATGCAACGGTTGATGGGGGAGCGCTTAACCCCACGTGAGATTGCTGACGTGGTGAAGGAAGCAGACGTCAATGGAGACGGGACAGTGGATTTTGAGG AATTCGTGAGGATGATGTCACGCTGA
- the cabp5 gene encoding calcium-binding protein 5 isoform X3: MQNALGPACIFLRKGIAEKQGERELGADEIEVGGRVDFEDFVEMMTPKLLAETAGMIGLQEMRDAFKEFDTNGDGEITLDELYQAMQRLMGERLTPREIADVVKEADVNGDGTVDFEEFVRMMSR, translated from the exons ATGCAGAACGCCCTTGGACCGGCTTGCATCTTCCTTCGCAAGGGGATTGCTGAGAAGCAAGGG GAGCGGGAACTTGGCGCAGATGAAATTGAAG TTGGGGGTCGCGTGGATTTTGAGGACTTTGTAGAGATGATGACGCCGAAGCTTCTGGCAGAGACAGCCGGCATGATTGGACTTCAGGAGATGAGGGATGCTTTTAAGGAG TTTGATACAAATGGAGATGGGGAGATCACCTTGGATGAGTTGTACCAAGCCATGCAACGGTTGATGGGGGAGCGCTTAACCCCACGTGAGATTGCTGACGTGGTGAAGGAAGCAGACGTCAATGGAGACGGGACAGTGGATTTTGAGG AATTCGTGAGGATGATGTCACGCTGA
- the cabp5 gene encoding calcium-binding protein 5 isoform X1 yields the protein MQNALGPACIFLRKGIAEKQGERELGADEIEELREAFEEFDKDKDGFISCKDLGNLMRTMGYMPTEMELIELSQQINMNLGGRVDFEDFVEMMTPKLLAETAGMIGLQEMRDAFKEFDTNGDGEITLDELYQAMQRLMGERLTPREIADVVKEADVNGDGTVDFEEFVRMMSR from the exons ATGCAGAACGCCCTTGGACCGGCTTGCATCTTCCTTCGCAAGGGGATTGCTGAGAAGCAAGGG GAGCGGGAACTTGGCGCAGATGAAATTGAAG AGCTCCGTGAGGCCTTTGAGGAGTTTGACAAGGACAAAGATGGCTTTATCAGCTGCAAAGATTTGGGCAACCTCATGAGGACAATGGGATACATGCCGACAGAAATGGAACTCATAGAGTTATCACAGCAGATCAATATGAATC TTGGGGGTCGCGTGGATTTTGAGGACTTTGTAGAGATGATGACGCCGAAGCTTCTGGCAGAGACAGCCGGCATGATTGGACTTCAGGAGATGAGGGATGCTTTTAAGGAG TTTGATACAAATGGAGATGGGGAGATCACCTTGGATGAGTTGTACCAAGCCATGCAACGGTTGATGGGGGAGCGCTTAACCCCACGTGAGATTGCTGACGTGGTGAAGGAAGCAGACGTCAATGGAGACGGGACAGTGGATTTTGAGG AATTCGTGAGGATGATGTCACGCTGA